One genomic segment of Leptotrichia sp. oral taxon 215 str. W9775 includes these proteins:
- the dprA gene encoding DNA-processing protein DprA translates to MGWLKLKEAGLKDSHIRKLMNIYSEYDELFLEENFRLFNSGLKKTLEKSRNINLENKTELYERNKVRIIDANSQGYPQKLKELIDYPLFLYVKGKDLNKKLDNERRNIAVVGTRKVTKFGKSACEKIVRELLEYNVTLISGLAEGIDTVALSASVEKDGSSVAVVGSGLDIVYPYENKILWEKISEKGILVSEHPLGTKPLKWNFPKRNRIIAALSDGILIAESFKSGGALITAELGFMMDKEIFAVPGFINYPSFEGCNNLIKENKAKLITTGEDIAKEFLWDLKNRKSKTDKLTCEEKIVFLQLSEELGLEEIMKKIQNFNTSDDTSNDKNKNTLFENEGKVEGNKVEIPLNKLLSILMSLKVKGLITETGTAKYMRIV, encoded by the coding sequence GTGGGATGGTTAAAATTAAAGGAAGCTGGATTGAAGGACAGTCATATTAGGAAACTGATGAATATTTATAGTGAGTATGATGAACTGTTCCTTGAAGAAAATTTCAGGCTTTTTAATAGTGGACTTAAGAAAACTCTTGAAAAATCAAGAAATATAAATTTAGAAAATAAAACAGAATTATATGAAAGAAATAAAGTACGAATAATTGATGCAAACAGCCAGGGATATCCGCAAAAGTTAAAGGAACTTATAGATTATCCCCTGTTTTTGTATGTTAAGGGAAAAGATTTAAATAAAAAACTGGATAATGAAAGAAGAAACATTGCAGTAGTGGGGACAAGAAAAGTTACAAAATTTGGAAAGAGTGCATGTGAGAAGATAGTCAGGGAGTTACTGGAATATAATGTGACCTTGATTAGCGGTCTGGCAGAAGGAATTGACACAGTAGCTCTTTCAGCCTCAGTTGAAAAGGATGGAAGTAGTGTAGCTGTAGTAGGTAGTGGCCTTGATATTGTATATCCTTATGAAAATAAGATTTTATGGGAAAAAATAAGTGAAAAAGGAATACTGGTAAGTGAACATCCATTGGGAACAAAACCGCTGAAATGGAATTTTCCTAAAAGAAATAGGATAATAGCGGCACTGTCAGATGGAATACTTATAGCAGAAAGTTTTAAATCTGGAGGAGCTCTGATAACTGCAGAACTTGGATTTATGATGGACAAGGAAATATTTGCAGTTCCAGGTTTTATAAACTATCCTTCCTTTGAAGGCTGTAATAATCTCATAAAGGAAAATAAGGCAAAACTTATAACTACTGGAGAAGATATAGCAAAGGAATTTCTGTGGGATTTAAAAAATAGGAAAAGCAAGACAGACAAGCTGACTTGTGAAGAAAAAATCGTATTTTTACAGTTAAGTGAAGAACTTGGATTGGAAGAAATAATGAAAAAAATTCAGAATTTTAATACGAGTGATGATACAAGCAATGATAAGAACAAAAATACACTATTTGAAAATGAAGGTAAGGTAGAAGGAAATAAGGTTGAAATTCCTTTGAATAAACTGCTTTCAATACTGATGAGCCTAAAAGTAAAAGGACTTATAACAGAAACAGGAACTGCAAAATATATGAGAATAGTGTGA
- a CDS encoding lipopolysaccharide assembly protein LapB yields the protein MKKKIMILSILILGSVVMVRESLAEKANEVQKETESTTVNPGGKKTDNTPDTGTSQATDNTENQEVAKDPEAAPKAEDTGTAPVTQTDDVSDGSKFKTYNSYESAVLAKKNASSIYQLSQLYFKDGLYERAVNLAKKDVSGDIRNLFVVAIGSRLLGYYDQSIDYYNRILATSPNQTEAKLGIGIAYKAKGEFSKALGYLKDYARSNPSQEVVKEIAELNELISSK from the coding sequence ATGAAAAAGAAAATAATGATATTGTCCATACTAATACTGGGAAGTGTTGTAATGGTAAGGGAAAGCTTGGCTGAAAAGGCAAATGAAGTACAAAAGGAAACAGAAAGTACTACAGTCAATCCTGGAGGAAAAAAAACAGATAATACTCCAGATACTGGAACTTCCCAAGCAACAGATAATACTGAAAATCAGGAAGTGGCAAAGGATCCGGAGGCGGCACCAAAAGCTGAAGATACAGGAACAGCACCTGTAACTCAGACAGATGATGTTTCAGACGGTTCAAAGTTTAAAACATATAACAGTTATGAAAGCGCAGTTCTTGCAAAAAAGAATGCAAGCTCAATTTATCAGCTTAGTCAGCTTTATTTTAAGGATGGACTTTATGAAAGAGCTGTAAATCTTGCAAAAAAAGATGTGTCAGGAGATATAAGAAATCTATTTGTTGTAGCTATAGGTTCAAGACTTCTAGGATATTATGACCAGTCTATTGATTACTACAATAGAATATTGGCAACTTCACCTAATCAGACTGAAGCAAAACTTGGAATAGGGATTGCATATAAGGCAAAAGGAGAATTTTCAAAAGCTTTAGGATACTTGAAAGACTATGCAAGATCAAATCCTAGTCAGGAAGTAGTAAAAGAGATAGCTGAGTTAAATGAACTGATTTCAAGCAAGTAA
- the asnS gene encoding asparagine--tRNA ligase, translated as MLLELRELQLNSEKYLDKEIQLNGWIKKIRSQKNFGFIELNDGTFFNGIQVVIDDKLPNFEEISKLTISSSIKVYGKLVKSEGKGQDYEIKADKVEVYDKSDSDYPLQNKRHTFEFLRTIAHLRPRTNTFFAVFRVRSVLAYAIHKFFQEKHFVYVQTPIITGSDAEGAGEMFRLTTLDLENIPKTEKGDIDFKQDFFGKESNLTVSGQLNAETFCTAFKNTYTFGPTFRAEHSNTPKHAAEFWMMEPEIAFADLVVNMDVIEEMIKYIVKYVMEHAKEEMEFFNQFIDKELFERLNVLVNSDFERITYTEAIEILENSKQNFEYEVEWGIDLQTEHERYLAEKHFKKPVFVTDYPKDIKAFYMKLNEDGKTVRAVDLLAPGIGEIVGGSQREDNYDILLERIHKMGLKEEDYWWYLDLRRYGSVPHSGFGLGFDRMLMYITGMTNIRDVIPFPRTTKNLEF; from the coding sequence ATGTTGTTAGAATTAAGAGAATTACAGTTAAACTCTGAAAAATATCTAGATAAGGAAATACAGCTAAACGGATGGATAAAAAAAATTAGAAGTCAGAAAAATTTTGGATTTATAGAATTAAATGACGGTACATTTTTTAATGGAATCCAAGTTGTAATAGATGATAAATTACCAAATTTTGAAGAAATATCAAAATTAACGATTTCTTCATCAATTAAGGTTTATGGAAAATTAGTAAAGTCAGAAGGAAAAGGACAGGACTATGAAATAAAAGCTGATAAAGTAGAGGTTTATGACAAGTCAGATTCTGATTATCCTTTACAAAATAAAAGACATACTTTTGAATTTTTAAGAACTATAGCTCACCTTAGACCTAGAACAAATACATTTTTTGCAGTATTTAGAGTAAGATCAGTACTGGCTTATGCAATACACAAATTCTTCCAGGAAAAACATTTTGTATATGTTCAGACTCCAATAATTACTGGAAGTGACGCTGAAGGTGCAGGAGAAATGTTCAGATTAACTACATTGGATCTTGAAAATATTCCAAAAACAGAAAAGGGAGATATAGATTTTAAACAGGATTTCTTTGGAAAAGAATCTAACCTTACGGTAAGTGGTCAGCTAAATGCGGAAACTTTCTGTACGGCATTTAAAAATACTTATACTTTTGGACCTACATTCAGGGCAGAACATTCAAATACTCCTAAACATGCGGCAGAGTTCTGGATGATGGAACCTGAAATTGCATTTGCAGATTTAGTTGTAAACATGGATGTAATTGAAGAAATGATAAAATATATTGTAAAATATGTTATGGAGCATGCTAAGGAAGAAATGGAATTCTTTAACCAGTTTATTGATAAGGAACTGTTTGAAAGATTAAATGTTCTTGTAAATTCAGATTTTGAAAGAATAACTTACACTGAAGCTATTGAAATTCTTGAAAATTCAAAACAGAACTTTGAATATGAAGTTGAATGGGGAATTGATTTACAGACAGAACATGAAAGATATCTGGCTGAAAAACATTTCAAAAAACCAGTGTTTGTAACAGATTATCCTAAGGATATAAAGGCATTCTATATGAAATTGAATGAAGATGGAAAAACAGTAAGGGCTGTAGACCTTCTGGCACCTGGAATTGGAGAAATAGTAGGTGGAAGCCAGAGGGAAGACAACTACGATATTCTTTTGGAAAGAATTCATAAAATGGGTCTTAAGGAAGAAGATTACTGGTGGTATCTGGATCTTAGAAGATATGGAAGTGTACCTCATTCAGGATTTGGACTTGGATTTGACAGAATGCTTATGTACATAACAGGAATGACAAATATAAGGGACGTAATTCCTTTCCCTAGAACGACTAAAAATCTGGAATTTTAA
- the pyrE gene encoding orotate phosphoribosyltransferase, whose translation MANLTLEEKVAKALFDVKAVKINVKEPFTFASGIKSPIYCDNRYILGFSDERDIIVESFVERIDKDTDVIAGVATAGIPWAAFIADRMKKPLCYIRNKPKDHGAGKQIEGAEVKGKKVTVIEDLITTGKSSLIAVDVLQKEEVKELEVKSIFSYGFKSAEENYAKYNCKFSSLSNFDILIKMLKESKYLTEKEAEIALEWSKNPEVWG comes from the coding sequence ATGGCAAATCTAACGTTGGAAGAAAAAGTGGCAAAAGCACTGTTTGATGTGAAGGCAGTGAAAATAAACGTAAAAGAACCTTTTACATTTGCTTCAGGAATAAAAAGCCCTATTTACTGTGATAACAGGTATATACTTGGATTTTCAGATGAAAGGGATATAATAGTTGAAAGCTTTGTTGAAAGAATTGATAAGGACACAGATGTTATAGCAGGAGTTGCAACAGCAGGAATTCCATGGGCGGCATTCATTGCCGACAGGATGAAAAAACCATTGTGCTACATAAGAAATAAGCCAAAAGATCATGGAGCAGGAAAACAGATTGAAGGTGCAGAAGTAAAAGGTAAAAAAGTAACGGTAATAGAAGATCTTATAACTACTGGAAAAAGTAGCCTTATTGCTGTTGATGTGCTTCAGAAGGAAGAAGTAAAGGAACTGGAAGTAAAATCAATATTTTCTTATGGATTTAAAAGTGCTGAAGAAAATTATGCAAAATATAATTGTAAATTTTCATCACTGTCAAACTTTGATATTCTCATAAAAATGCTGAAGGAAAGTAAATATCTTACAGAAAAAGAAGCTGAAATTGCCCTTGAATGGAGTAAAAATCCTGAAGTATGGGGATAG
- a CDS encoding dihydroorotase family protein yields the protein MEKNKIILLKNGTDVFGKKIEILINGEKIEKISENIEEKEYLNRENVKVIDVEKKLIMPGVIDVHTHMREPGVTYKEDFETGSKACAKAGITTFYDMPNTVPTTTTLENLLNKKELAGKKSIVNFGIHFGGSKNNNISEIKKVFDKKEVNTVKIFMNVTTGEMLIEDDEILKGVFQNSGLVLVHAENEMIDKAIGLNQKYGKGLYVCHIPSAEELKKVIEAKKDSRLNNEMHPIYAEVTPHHLFLNEEIRESSERNKMLLRMKPELRKKSDNEFLWKAVNEGLVDTIGTDHAPHLIDEKLEKVTFGMPGVETSLALMLTAYNEGRIELPAIQKLMCENPAEIMKIARRGKLKEGYYADVIVVDTEKEWIAGFDDTLESKCGWTPYENWKLKGKNIMTVVNGEIVYENEKINENVKKGKSVEFFE from the coding sequence ATGGAAAAAAATAAAATTATTCTTTTAAAAAATGGTACTGATGTTTTCGGGAAAAAAATTGAAATATTAATAAATGGAGAAAAAATTGAAAAGATTTCTGAAAACATAGAAGAGAAGGAATATTTAAATAGGGAAAATGTGAAGGTCATTGATGTTGAAAAAAAACTTATAATGCCTGGAGTCATTGATGTGCACACTCATATGAGAGAGCCTGGAGTTACATACAAGGAAGATTTTGAGACAGGATCGAAGGCGTGTGCCAAAGCCGGGATTACAACTTTTTATGACATGCCGAATACTGTTCCGACAACTACGACTTTAGAAAATCTTTTAAATAAAAAGGAACTGGCAGGAAAAAAATCAATTGTGAATTTTGGAATCCATTTTGGAGGAAGTAAAAATAATAATATAAGTGAAATAAAAAAAGTATTCGATAAAAAAGAAGTAAATACCGTAAAAATTTTTATGAATGTAACAACAGGAGAAATGCTCATTGAAGATGATGAAATATTAAAGGGAGTATTTCAAAATTCAGGACTTGTATTAGTTCATGCTGAAAATGAAATGATTGATAAGGCAATCGGGCTGAATCAGAAGTATGGAAAAGGTCTTTATGTATGTCATATTCCATCTGCTGAAGAACTGAAAAAAGTCATAGAAGCTAAAAAGGATAGCAGACTGAATAATGAAATGCATCCTATCTATGCTGAAGTTACTCCGCATCATCTGTTTCTAAATGAAGAAATAAGGGAAAGCAGTGAAAGAAATAAAATGCTTTTAAGAATGAAACCTGAACTGAGAAAAAAATCTGACAATGAGTTTTTATGGAAAGCTGTAAATGAAGGACTGGTAGATACTATAGGAACGGATCATGCTCCTCATCTGATTGACGAAAAGCTGGAGAAGGTTACTTTTGGAATGCCTGGTGTGGAAACGTCCCTCGCCTTAATGCTTACTGCGTATAACGAAGGAAGAATAGAATTACCTGCTATACAGAAACTGATGTGTGAAAATCCTGCAGAAATAATGAAAATAGCAAGAAGAGGAAAGCTGAAGGAAGGTTATTATGCAGATGTGATTGTGGTAGATACAGAAAAGGAATGGATTGCAGGTTTTGACGATACACTTGAATCAAAATGTGGCTGGACTCCGTATGAAAACTGGAAATTAAAGGGAAAAAATATAATGACAGTAGTTAATGGTGAAATTGTCTATGAAAATGAGAAAATAAATGAAAATGTAAAAAAAGGAAAGTCAGTAGAATTTTTTGAATAA
- the pyrF gene encoding orotidine-5'-phosphate decarboxylase, protein MNKIKEEAKNRLIVALDYNNMEDAVKLTERLGDKISIYKVGLESFLSTDGKLVDYLHEKGKKVFLDLKFHDITNTVKMACANAAGKNVFMFNIHCSNGSRTMKEVAELVKESGSESLLIGVTVLTNLGEEDLQEMFRSSMKLEEVVLNLANLAKKSGMNGVVCSSQESKKIKEMAGNDFVTVCPGVRPKFTLNADNKSNDDQTRIMTPFDAIKQGVDFLVVGRPITKAEDPVKASEMILEEISEAL, encoded by the coding sequence TTGAATAAAATAAAAGAGGAAGCAAAAAATAGGCTTATTGTTGCATTGGATTACAATAATATGGAAGATGCAGTAAAGTTAACTGAAAGACTGGGAGATAAAATTTCAATCTATAAAGTCGGTCTTGAAAGTTTTTTAAGTACAGATGGTAAACTGGTTGATTATCTGCATGAAAAAGGGAAGAAAGTATTTCTGGATCTGAAATTTCATGATATAACAAATACTGTGAAAATGGCATGTGCAAATGCGGCAGGAAAAAATGTATTTATGTTTAATATACACTGTTCAAATGGAAGTAGAACAATGAAGGAAGTGGCAGAGCTTGTAAAGGAAAGCGGGTCTGAAAGTCTTCTTATTGGTGTGACAGTGCTGACAAACTTAGGTGAAGAGGATTTGCAGGAAATGTTCAGAAGCAGTATGAAACTGGAAGAAGTGGTGTTAAATCTTGCAAATCTGGCTAAAAAAAGTGGAATGAATGGAGTAGTGTGCTCTTCACAGGAATCTAAAAAAATAAAGGAAATGGCAGGGAATGATTTTGTAACTGTATGTCCAGGAGTGCGTCCAAAATTTACTTTAAATGCCGACAATAAAAGTAATGACGACCAGACAAGAATAATGACCCCTTTTGATGCCATAAAGCAGGGAGTGGACTTTCTTGTTGTGGGAAGACCTATAACAAAAGCTGAAGATCCGGTAAAAGCAAGTGAAATGATACTGGAAGAAATTTCGGAAGCTTTATAA
- the pyrI gene encoding aspartate carbamoyltransferase regulatory subunit, protein MEEKARELQITALKNGIVIDHIPSEKVFAIVELLKLRGYNEVVTVAINLKSTSLGKKGIIKIEDKVLDESELNKIALLSDHVTINIIENYKVVKKIQLAIPNEIVGLMKCGNNKCISNHENVETKFIKQLNEENHEIKYKCFYCERTISEEELELKL, encoded by the coding sequence ATGGAAGAAAAAGCTAGAGAATTACAGATAACAGCGTTAAAAAATGGAATAGTTATAGATCACATACCGTCAGAAAAGGTATTTGCAATAGTGGAACTTTTAAAACTTAGAGGATATAATGAAGTAGTTACAGTTGCCATAAACTTAAAAAGTACTTCGCTTGGAAAAAAAGGGATAATAAAAATAGAAGATAAAGTTCTGGATGAAAGTGAACTGAATAAAATTGCATTGCTTTCTGATCATGTAACAATAAATATAATTGAAAATTATAAAGTTGTGAAGAAAATTCAGCTTGCAATTCCAAATGAAATAGTGGGATTAATGAAGTGCGGAAATAATAAATGTATTTCAAATCATGAAAATGTTGAAACAAAATTTATAAAACAGCTTAATGAAGAAAATCATGAAATCAAATATAAATGTTTCTACTGTGAAAGAACAATATCAGAAGAAGAATTAGAATTGAAATTATAA
- the pyrB gene encoding aspartate carbamoyltransferase: MKDIISMNDMSKEEILEILEIAEKIENSSEEEKLNFLKGKIIATLFFEPSTRTKMSFESAAFRLGAQVLQLPPLEQSSVKKGESFSDTIRMVESYSDVIVVRHPNDGAARLASTTSKKPVINAGDGSNQHPSQTLLDLYTIKEEKGTLSNLSIAFVGDLKYGRTVHSLVKALTHFNPTIYFVSPEILQMPAYLIDDLDKNNIKYEILEDFRDCLDKIDVFYMTRIQKERFPDIEDYQKVKGVYVINKENILGKCKEDMIILHPLPRVDEISTDLDETKHALYFKQAKNGIPVRQAMMMKVLDKVKDTFK, from the coding sequence ATGAAAGACATTATTTCAATGAATGACATGAGCAAAGAGGAAATACTGGAAATTCTGGAAATAGCAGAAAAAATAGAAAATTCTTCTGAAGAAGAAAAATTGAATTTTTTAAAAGGAAAAATTATTGCAACATTATTTTTTGAACCAAGTACAAGAACTAAAATGTCCTTTGAATCAGCTGCTTTTAGACTGGGAGCACAGGTGCTGCAGCTTCCGCCGCTGGAACAGTCGTCAGTGAAAAAAGGTGAATCATTTTCAGACACAATTAGAATGGTGGAATCCTATTCAGATGTAATTGTTGTAAGACACCCAAATGACGGTGCCGCAAGATTAGCCTCAACAACTTCGAAAAAGCCTGTAATTAATGCAGGAGATGGATCAAATCAGCATCCAAGTCAGACATTACTTGATTTATATACAATAAAAGAAGAAAAAGGTACACTGAGTAACCTGTCAATAGCCTTTGTTGGAGATTTAAAATATGGAAGAACTGTGCATTCGCTTGTTAAAGCTTTGACACATTTTAATCCGACAATTTATTTTGTATCTCCTGAAATACTTCAAATGCCGGCATATCTTATAGATGATCTAGATAAAAATAATATAAAATATGAAATTTTAGAAGATTTCAGAGACTGCCTTGATAAAATAGATGTTTTTTACATGACAAGAATACAGAAGGAAAGATTTCCGGATATAGAAGACTATCAAAAGGTAAAAGGGGTTTATGTAATTAATAAGGAAAATATTTTAGGAAAATGTAAGGAAGATATGATAATACTTCATCCGCTTCCTAGAGTTGATGAAATATCTACAGATTTGGATGAAACAAAGCATGCACTGTATTTTAAACAGGCAAAGAACGGAATACCTGTAAGACAGGCAATGATGATGAAGGTTCTGGATAAGGTAAAAGATACTTTTAAATAA
- a CDS encoding thymidine kinase, whose amino-acid sequence MEFQINKNIVSMGSLEVITGSMFSGKSEELIRRLRRAKYAKQKIVVFSPSIDNRYGEKGIYSHGKESLEAYSVNSVNQMEEIMTENIDAQVIGIDEVQFLGEDVVRFCKKYVEYGKRIIVAGLDLSFRAEPYHPVPELMSISDRVDKLNAICTVCGKPAYASQRLINGEPAYYDDPLVMVGASENYEARCRRHHIVKHKEEEKGKILFVIGTEIDAGKKEVEENYREKFLKGKKCETLIIKSRINEFEENASEVSKNDFSLVDLRNKVGKAISENDCVFIRIIGGLLLPLEGYYSILDFICEYRKKSEIVIVAKNKKGLLNQVLLTVDLLKKSDLNIGKIIYKNGNDEKEHEEVLEEIKDITHLEYEFVN is encoded by the coding sequence ATGGAATTTCAGATAAATAAAAATATAGTCAGCATGGGCTCTCTTGAAGTTATTACCGGGAGTATGTTTTCAGGAAAAAGTGAAGAACTTATAAGAAGATTGAGAAGAGCAAAGTATGCAAAGCAGAAAATAGTTGTCTTTAGTCCGTCTATTGATAATAGATACGGCGAAAAGGGGATATATTCCCATGGGAAAGAAAGTCTTGAAGCTTATTCGGTAAATTCTGTAAATCAGATGGAAGAAATAATGACTGAAAATATTGATGCACAGGTAATAGGAATAGATGAAGTGCAGTTCCTTGGAGAAGATGTAGTGAGATTCTGCAAAAAGTATGTTGAATATGGTAAAAGAATAATAGTAGCAGGGCTTGATTTGAGTTTCAGGGCGGAACCTTATCATCCTGTGCCTGAATTAATGAGTATTTCAGACAGAGTTGATAAACTAAATGCAATATGTACAGTATGCGGGAAACCTGCCTATGCAAGCCAGAGACTGATTAATGGAGAACCTGCCTATTATGATGATCCTCTTGTTATGGTGGGGGCATCTGAAAACTATGAAGCAAGATGTAGAAGACACCATATTGTAAAACATAAGGAAGAGGAAAAGGGGAAAATATTATTTGTTATTGGAACTGAAATTGATGCAGGAAAAAAAGAAGTTGAAGAAAATTATAGGGAGAAGTTTTTAAAAGGTAAAAAATGTGAAACTTTAATTATAAAATCCCGTATAAATGAATTTGAAGAAAATGCTTCTGAAGTTTCAAAAAACGATTTTTCTCTTGTTGATTTAAGAAATAAAGTGGGAAAAGCAATAAGTGAAAATGACTGTGTATTTATAAGAATAATAGGAGGACTGCTTCTTCCGCTGGAGGGATATTACAGCATTCTTGATTTTATATGTGAATATAGAAAAAAATCTGAAATAGTTATAGTGGCAAAGAATAAAAAAGGGCTTTTAAATCAGGTGCTTCTTACAGTTGATTTACTTAAAAAGTCAGATTTAAATATAGGGAAAATTATTTATAAAAATGGAAATGATGAAAAGGAGCATGAAGAAGTACTGGAGGAAATAAAAGATATTACACATTTGGAATACGAATTCGTTAATTGA
- the thrB gene encoding homoserine kinase gives MSLRFKVRVPATSANIGVGYDCLGLALDYLLELEVEESDKIEFLENGKPFSIPIEDNYIFEAIKFTEKYLVKNLPSYKVNIIRNDIPLARGLGSSSSAIVAGILIANTFAGNPLSIDKIAELAIKMEGHPDNVVPAIFGGMVLTAHDKENIVYSTISDTEELCFYVMIPDFKLSTERARSVLPKSYLVSDAINNMSKLGLLVNAFNKKDYSNLRFLLGDKIHQPYRFALINNSEKIFAASKEYGALGEYISGAGPTLISLNYDNDEFLENMKQMLDTLEDKWTIEKKKLNLKGAEVYDEEIF, from the coding sequence ATGAGTTTAAGATTTAAAGTAAGAGTACCGGCAACATCAGCAAATATTGGTGTTGGATATGACTGTCTAGGGTTGGCATTAGATTATCTGCTTGAACTGGAAGTGGAAGAAAGTGATAAAATAGAATTTCTTGAAAATGGAAAGCCTTTTTCCATACCGATAGAAGATAACTACATATTTGAAGCAATAAAATTTACAGAAAAATATCTTGTAAAAAACTTGCCAAGCTATAAAGTAAATATTATAAGAAATGATATTCCTTTAGCAAGAGGACTTGGAAGCAGTTCAAGTGCCATTGTTGCAGGAATACTTATAGCAAATACATTTGCAGGAAATCCTTTAAGTATTGATAAAATAGCAGAACTTGCCATTAAAATGGAAGGTCATCCTGATAATGTAGTTCCTGCCATATTTGGAGGAATGGTTCTGACTGCCCATGATAAAGAAAATATAGTGTACAGTACAATATCAGATACTGAGGAATTATGTTTCTATGTTATGATTCCTGATTTTAAACTGTCTACAGAAAGGGCAAGAAGTGTACTGCCAAAGTCGTATCTTGTATCAGATGCAATTAACAATATGTCAAAACTTGGACTTCTTGTTAATGCATTTAATAAAAAAGATTACAGTAATTTAAGATTTCTTTTAGGAGATAAGATACACCAGCCATACAGATTTGCATTAATAAATAATTCTGAAAAAATATTTGCGGCATCGAAGGAATATGGAGCACTTGGAGAATATATAAGTGGTGCAGGACCAACTTTGATCTCGTTAAATTATGATAATGATGAATTTCTTGAAAATATGAAACAGATGCTTGATACACTAGAAGATAAATGGACTATTGAAAAGAAAAAACTGAACTTAAAGGGTGCAGAAGTATATGATGAGGAGATTTTCTAA
- a CDS encoding C40 family peptidase: MKRIVILAGVLLLSVSAFAAKTSNLENTIQSHYNNRELNVEKSNSKKVSQTEKNISSTKVGVRDQIIAFAQRKLGSPYVWGATGPNSFDCSGFVGYVFKSAANLTLPRVSSDQATFKPKISSMNMKKGDLVFFNTTGKGISHVGIYMGNRQFIHASSGSRRVTVSSLDSSFYSKTFRWAINPFS; encoded by the coding sequence ATGAAAAGAATAGTAATACTGGCTGGAGTTCTTCTATTATCTGTTTCTGCTTTCGCGGCAAAAACAAGTAATTTAGAGAATACAATTCAAAGCCATTATAACAATAGAGAGCTTAATGTTGAAAAATCTAATTCGAAAAAAGTTTCCCAAACTGAAAAAAACATTTCGTCAACTAAAGTAGGTGTTAGAGATCAAATCATAGCATTTGCTCAAAGAAAATTAGGTTCTCCATATGTATGGGGTGCAACTGGCCCTAATAGCTTTGATTGTTCAGGTTTTGTTGGATATGTGTTCAAATCAGCAGCTAATTTGACGTTACCTAGAGTATCCAGTGATCAGGCAACATTCAAACCAAAAATTTCATCAATGAATATGAAAAAAGGTGATTTGGTGTTTTTTAATACAACTGGTAAAGGGATTTCGCATGTAGGTATCTATATGGGAAATAGACAGTTCATTCACGCTTCTTCAGGAAGTAGAAGAGTTACTGTTTCCAGTTTAGATAGTAGTTTTTACAGCAAAACATTTAGATGGGCTATAAATCCATTTAGTTAG